The Paraburkholderia hospita DNA segment GCGCTGATCGGCGCGGCGATTTTCATCGGGGTGTTGATCCTGATCGTGCGCGTGGTGGTCGGCTAGTCGAGCGTTGGAGCGGGGCAAGACTCAATGGACGGAGCAGGGCGGCGCAACGCAGCGCGCCGTTGGAGATAGAGCCGGGGCGCAGCGCAGTCGGCTGCGGATTCAACCGGACCAAGCAGAACAACTGGACTGAAGTGGAGAATCAACGATGAGCGGTCAAAACGAGAGCCCGTACTATTTCATACCGCACCCGTCGCGGCATCCGATCAGCGCTGCGATTGGCCTGCTGGTCATGCTCGGATCGTTTGCGGCGTGGGTGAACGGCGAGCCGTGGGCGCCCATCACGGCGCTGGTCGGTCTGCTTTGGCTGCTCTTCACGCTGTACCACTGGTTCGGCGATGCGATCTCCGAGTCGGAAGGCGGCATGTACGGCAAGAAAGTCGATGCGTCGTACCGCTGGAGCATGAGCTGGTTCATCTTTTCGGAAGTGATGTTCTTCGGCGCGTTTTTCGGCGCGCTGTTCTATGCACGCGAGATCGCGATGCATCAGCTTGGCAGTCTCGACTACAAGCTGATCTGGCCGGATTTCACGGCGGTATGGCCGAATATCGGACCGGCTGACCTCGTGTCGCACTTCAAGTCGATGACGCCGTGGCCCGTGCCGACCATCAACACGGCGCTGCTGCTGTCGTCGGGCGCGACGCTGACGGTCTCGCACCACGCGCTGCGCGACAATCACCGCACGAAAGCGATTGCATGGCTCGCAGCCACGCTGGTGCTGGGCATCTCGTTCCTGTTCCTGCAAGGCTTCGAGTATTTCCACGCGTACAACGAACTGAACCTGACGCTCGCATCGGGCGTGTACGGCTCGACGTTCTTCCTGCTGACGGGCTTCCACGGTTTCCACGTGTTCCTCGGCGGCACGATGCTGGCCGTCGTGCTGGTGCGAATGATCCGCGGCCATTTCACGGCTGATCATCACTTCGCTTTCGAAGGCGCGGCCTGGTACTGGCACTTTGTCGACGTCGTGTGGCTGGGTCTGTACATCGTCGTGTACTGGCTGTAAGCGTCGTTCGAACGCCACGGAGCCTGCGCAAATCGTGCGTCATATCGACGCATCGAGGCACCGCAGGCAGCCTGAAAGCGGTTGGTATCAGGCGCGGTCGGAGCGTCGAATGCGTTGGTGTGAGAGCTGTATCGTAAAAGACTTGGACAGCGCCGCCCTCGACCCCGTCAGGGCGGCGTTTTGCTTCGATGGTGTGAGGATTTCGCCGATTGCGTAACGATGTATTGCCTGATCGGCGCGAAATTAAGTGGCATACTTCGCCGTCAATTTGAGACGGCACCGTCAGGTCGGCGCACTGCGAGACTGCGTGCTGTTACCGCTGAACGTACTGGACGTGTGCCGTCAGCGTCCGTACGGAATGCCCGTCGAATGAATCCAGCCCATCCAGTTCGCGAACAGGATGAACAGGAACAGCGTAATCGACAGGCCGACACGTGTCGCGAGCGACCAGACCATACGCTTCGTTCTGCCCCGGTCGTGCATCATGAAGTACAGCGCGGACACCATGCTGCCGATGATCAGAACGAACGCGATGGGAACGAGAATGTGCATGGAACCAACTGAAATTCAGGAAAGCGAAGGCAACGATTTCATTATCGCACCGCACGCAATGGTTCGTGTTCCGACCAGAATCGCACGATGAAGATTCGTCTCATACCGATGCTGCTGATTCTGATCGTCGTCGCGGTGACGGTGCGGCTCGGTTTCTGGCAACGCGACCGCGCGCATCAGAAGGAAGCGTTGCAGGCGCAGATCACGCAGTTCGAGAGCGCGCCCGCGCAGACCGTGGGCGCCGCGCCCGTCGCGCTGAAGGACATCGAGTTTCATCGCGTGCATGCGGTCGGACAGTTTATGCCGCAGCAAGTGGTGTACCTCGATAATCGCCCGTATAACGACCAGCCGGGCTTTTACGTCGTGATGCCCTTTAAACTGCGCGACGGCGGCGTAGTGCTCGTCAATCGAGGCTGGCTGCCGCGCAACATGAACGAGCGCACGGCGATCGCGCCGTACGACACGCCGAAGGGCGAGATCGAAATCGAAGGCATCGCGCGTGCCGACGCGACCCGCGCGTACGAACTCGGTGAGGGTGGCTCGGCCGCGCATCAGACGATTCGCCAGAATCTCGATGTCGCGTCGTACGCGGCGGAAACGGGCTTGCCGCTGCAGCCGTTCGTGATCCAACAGACGAGCGACGACGGCGACAAGCTCGTGCGCGACTGGCCCGCGCCGACGTCGGGCGTCGAACGCAACTACGGCTATATGGCCCAGTGGTGGGGCATGGCCGCCGCCGCAGTGATTTTCGGCCTGTATGCGGCCCGGCGTGCGGCGAAGAATGCGAATCGGATCGAGAGCAAGGGACCGGAAGGCGGCGACGCGGCCAACAACGGACAGGCGCCCCGGGCGTGATGCTTCACGCGTCGCTCGGCTGCAGCTTACAGGCGTGATGCAAGCGCCATCATGAAAAGAGGATCACGAGTGTCGACGCAAAACCCCCGTTCGCAGCAAACCGGACAGCAACCCGCGCAACGCGGGCAGGGTAAGGTTCCGGGCCAGCCGAACGGCAAAGGCTCGTGGCAGCGCGGCCGCTGGACACTGCTGCTGATCGCGCTGGTCTGCGCGGCGCCCGTCATCGGGTCTTATTTCACGTACTACGTGATCAAGCCGAAGGGCAGCGCGACGAGCTACGGCACGCTGATCGAGCCGCAACGCCCGATCCCCGACGCGCTCGTCGTCACGGCCGAGGACGGCAAGCCGATGAAGCTCGCGTCCTTGCGCGGCCGCTGGCTGCTGATTTCCGTCGACAGCAGCGCATGCGACAAGCCTTGTGTGACGAAGCTGTATTTCATGCGCCAGGTGCGCGCGACCCAGGCGGGCGAGCGCGAGCGCATCGTCAACGTGTTTCTGCGCACGGATGCCAGCAAGGTGCCCGACGTCGTCGATAACGCGTACAAGGACACGGAGATGCTGATCGCCGATCCGAAGGAAGTGAGCGCATGGCTGCCCGCCGACGAAGGCACACAGGTCTCCGATCACATCTATATGGTCGACCCGAACGGCAACCTGATGATGCGGTTCCCGAAAGACGCAAACCCGAGCAAGATCAAAGGTGATGTCACGAAACTGCTCAGAAATTCGGGTATCGGCTAAAGTGCCGCGAGCAC contains these protein-coding regions:
- a CDS encoding cytochrome c oxidase subunit 3; protein product: MSGQNESPYYFIPHPSRHPISAAIGLLVMLGSFAAWVNGEPWAPITALVGLLWLLFTLYHWFGDAISESEGGMYGKKVDASYRWSMSWFIFSEVMFFGAFFGALFYAREIAMHQLGSLDYKLIWPDFTAVWPNIGPADLVSHFKSMTPWPVPTINTALLLSSGATLTVSHHALRDNHRTKAIAWLAATLVLGISFLFLQGFEYFHAYNELNLTLASGVYGSTFFLLTGFHGFHVFLGGTMLAVVLVRMIRGHFTADHHFAFEGAAWYWHFVDVVWLGLYIVVYWL
- a CDS encoding twin transmembrane helix small protein, giving the protein MHILVPIAFVLIIGSMVSALYFMMHDRGRTKRMVWSLATRVGLSITLFLFILFANWMGWIHSTGIPYGR
- a CDS encoding SURF1 family protein — translated: MKIRLIPMLLILIVVAVTVRLGFWQRDRAHQKEALQAQITQFESAPAQTVGAAPVALKDIEFHRVHAVGQFMPQQVVYLDNRPYNDQPGFYVVMPFKLRDGGVVLVNRGWLPRNMNERTAIAPYDTPKGEIEIEGIARADATRAYELGEGGSAAHQTIRQNLDVASYAAETGLPLQPFVIQQTSDDGDKLVRDWPAPTSGVERNYGYMAQWWGMAAAAVIFGLYAARRAAKNANRIESKGPEGGDAANNGQAPRA
- a CDS encoding SCO family protein, with the protein product MSTQNPRSQQTGQQPAQRGQGKVPGQPNGKGSWQRGRWTLLLIALVCAAPVIGSYFTYYVIKPKGSATSYGTLIEPQRPIPDALVVTAEDGKPMKLASLRGRWLLISVDSSACDKPCVTKLYFMRQVRATQAGERERIVNVFLRTDASKVPDVVDNAYKDTEMLIADPKEVSAWLPADEGTQVSDHIYMVDPNGNLMMRFPKDANPSKIKGDVTKLLRNSGIG